The Blastomonas sp. SL216 DNA window CGAAATTCGTGGACATTTTCGAGCGGGTGAAGACGGATTATGTCGAGCCGGTCGATGACGACAAGCTGGTCCGCGGCGCGATCGACGGCATGCTCGCCGCGCTCGATCCGCACTCGAGCTATCTCGACGCGCGCGACTTTGCCAATCTGCGCACCCAGACCGAGGGCATGTATGGCGGCCTGGGCCTGTCGGTGACGATGCAGGACGGCGCGGTCAAGGTGATCGCCCCCACCCGCGAGACCCCCGCCGACAAGGCCGGGATCAAGGCGGGCGACTATATCACGCATCTTGACGGCAAGCTGATCTATGGCGGAACGCTCGACGATGCGGTCGACCAGATGCGCGGCGAGCCCGGCACCTCGATCAAGCTCACCATCGTGCGCGAAGGCCGCGACAAGCCGTTCGACGTCACCGTCACCCGCGCGATCATCGATCTGAAGCCCGTCACCTGGGAGGTGAAGGACGATATCGGCATCATCACCATCGCCAGCTTCACCTCCAGCGTCGGCGACGATGTCAACGAGGCGATCCAGGGCATCGAGGCGAAGCTGGGCCGCAAGCCGACCGGCTATGTGCTCGATCTGCGCTCCAACCCCGGCGGCCTGCTCGACGAGGCTGTCGCGGTGTCGGACGTGTTCCTGCAAAAGGGCGAGATCGTTTCGCAGCGCGGTCGCCACAAGGGCGATATCGAGCGCTATTATGCGCGGCCCGGCGACGCCACGGCGGGCCTGCCGCTGATCGTGCTGGTCGATTCAGGTTCCGCATCCGCATCGGAAATCGTCGCGGGCGCGCTGCAGGATCATCGCCGCGCGCTGGTGATGGGCGAACGCAGCTTCGGCAAGGGATCGGTGCAGACGCTGCTGCCGCTGTCACGCACCTCGGCGTTGAAGCTGACCACCGCACGCTATTTCACCCCCTCGGGCAAGTCGGTGCAGGAAGGCGGGATCGAGCCCGATATCGCCGTGCCGCAGATTTCCGACCCCGATTACAAGACGCGGATGAAGCTGCGCGAATCCGATCTGCGCGGGCACCTGATCAACGAGATCGGGCTGGACGACAAGGATCTGGAGGTCGACAAGCTTGACGATCCGCGCTTCACCATGACGGCCGATCAGCTCAAGGAAAAGGGCATCGAGGACTTCCAGCTCTATTATGCGCTGGCGACGCTGCAACGGACCACGCTGGCCAGTCCGCGACTGGCCGCAACCCGCCGCGTCGCTGCGCGTTCTGCTGCTGTGGGCCGTCCGGTGACGCGCCGCAACTAAGCCGTTCCTTTTTCGACCATCATTGCTGGGGGCCTGACCTGATGAACTCGCGCGCGCCGCGTATCGCCGCATGGCTGGCATTTCTTCTGCCTGCATCGCTTCTGGGCGGAGCCTTGATCAGCCAATATGTCTTCGGGCTCTACCCGTGCGAGATGTGCTATTGGCAGCGCTGGCCGCACTGGGCAGCGCTGGCGCTGGGCGGCATCGCGGTGCTGTCCGTGCGCCGCGTGCAGGGCCTGGGCGTCGCGATGGCGGCGCTGGCAGCCGCGGCGATTGCGGTCAGCGGACTGATCGGCGGCTTCCATGCCGGGGTGGAATATGGCTGGTGGGAAGGCCTGACCCGCTGCGCCACCGCGACCCCGGTGAGCGGCACCACCGAGGACGTGCTCAACTCGATCATGGCCGCGCCTCTCGTGCGCTGCGATACGGCGCCTTGGTCGCTGTTCGGCATCTCGCTGGCGGGCTTCAATTTCCTCTTGTCGCTGGCCGGGGCGAGCGCCATCTATCTGCTGCTGCGCCGCAGAAATACCGGGACGATTGCTGCATGAACCACGAGAATGAACCGCTCCAGCCCGTCCGGCAGGAGCTTGACCTGTCCGAGATGATCCGGGTCAACCAGGCGGGGGAATATGGTGCCACCCGCATCTATGCCGGGCAGCGCGCCGTGATGGGCGATCATGTGCCCGAAGCCCGCGCAATTGCCGGCATGGCGGAGCAGGAAGAGGTGCACCGTGCCTTTTTCGACAAGCTGATGGCCGAACGCGGCGTCCGCCCGACTGCGCTGCAACCCTTCTGGAATGTCGCCGGCTTCGGCCTTGGCGCTGTGACCGCGCTGATCGGACCCAAGGCCGCCATGGCCTGCACGGTCGCGGTGGAAACCGAGATCGACCGCCATTATGCCGAGCAACTCGAAGAACTGGGCGACAGCGACCCGGAACTGAGCGCTGCCATCGCCAAGTTCCGCGACGAAGAGCTTGAGCACAAGGATCGCGCGCTCGCTGAAGGCGCCGAACAGGCCTTTGGCTATCCGGTGATGAGCGCCGTGATCCGCATGGGGTGCCGCGCGGCCATCGCCCTGTCGAAGCGCATCTGATCGCCGATCACGCGCCGTTCATCCGGCACGGGCTAGATGCCCATTGAATACTAATTTGAGTGGAGGACGACATGACGAAGACCGGTACCCTGGCAGCCCTGCTGCTGATTGGAACGGCCTTCGCCGCGCCCGCCGCCGCGCAGGAAAATGCAGGCGACAAGGTCGTCCAGAAGATCGTTTATGGCGATGACGCCTGCGAAGCCTCGACCGATCCCAACGAGATCGTCGTGTGCATGCGGATGGACGAGCAGGAACGCTACCGCATCCCCGAAAAGCTGCGCAGCGACCCCAATGCCATCGCCAATACCAGCTGGACCGAGCGCGTCCGGTCGATGGAAACCGTCGGCAATTTCGGCACCGATAGCTGCTCGCCGGTCGGCGCAGGCGGCTTTACCGGCTGCACCCAGACGCTGGTCCAGGCCGCGCGTGCCGAAAAGAAACAGGGCGAGGAGGCGATTGCCGGTCGCCTGATCGAGGAAGAGCGCCAGCGCCGCCTGTCGAACATCGATCGCGATGCTGCTGCGGTCGAAGCCCGTCAGAAGGAGATCGAGGCACAGCTTGATTCGCGCAAGGCAGAGCGCGAAGCCGCAGCCGCCGCGATGCGCGCGCAGGCTGACGGTCTGGAACCCGAGCGTCGCCCCGAGCCGGAAACCCCCTCGCCCGAATAAGCGGCAAGCCCCGCCAAGCAACCGACTTGCGCGACTAATACACCTGCTCCATATATAGAAGTGGCGCGGGCGCAGATGGCGTCGGCGCGCAGGGAGCGCAGGCATGTCGATTTCGGTGGCGGATGGTTTGATCCCGGCAGAGATGCCGTCGGACAGTCTGAGCCACGGGCTCCGACCGCTGGACCGTGCCTATGTTCACGTCATCCGCATCATGACCGCGCTGGTGCTGCTGCCGGTGCTGATCGCGGCCGTGGTGGTCGAATTCGCGCTGGTGGCCAAGGGCGTGATCGAACATGGCCCTGTCATCGCGCCGGCATTGGCCCTTGCGGCCTTCATTCTGGTGTTCCTGCCGCAGCGGCGATGGCGGCGCTGGGGCTTTAGCGACAGCGACGAACAGCTCCGTGTCGCGCGCGGCTGGATGTTCCGCACCGATACCATCGTCCCGTTCAAGCGCATCCAGCATATCGATATGGGCCAGGGCCCGATCGAGCGGCTGTTCGATCTGGCGAGCCTGACCGTGCACACCGCCGGCACGCACAACAGCATCGTCACCCTGCCGGGCCTCCGCCGCAGCCAGGCAGAGGCGATGCGCGATGCGATGCGGCTGCACATTCGCCGCGAGGCCGAATGACCGAGACGTTGAGCGCGGATACGCCGCCCGCCGCAACAGCTGCGGAAACCGGCGCGGACCGGCGGCTGCATCCGCTGACCCTGTTGCTCAACCTGTCGCGCCAAGTGCCGCAGGCGATGCTGGGGCTGATCGCGCTGCGCTTCAGCGGGCCGGACGAGCTGCGCCCCTGGGTCGGCCTGCTGGCGCTCGCTGCGGTGCTCGCGATGTTCGGTTTCGAATATTATCGCTGGTGGCGCTTTTCCTATCGGCTGGATGCCGAGGAACTGCGCATTGCCAGTGGCGTCTTCAGCCGCAACGTCCGCTCCATCCCCTATGAACGCATCCAGGACGTCAATCTGGAACAGGGCCCGTTCGCGCGCATTCTGGGCATGGCCAAGGTGCGGCTGGAGACCGGCAGCAGCGGCAGCGGCGATGAAGGCGCACTCGATTCAGTCGATCTGGCCGAAGCCGAGCGGTTGCGCGATGTCATCCGCCTGCGCAAGGCGGCGCAACAGGCAGGCACCACCGCCATGCCCGGCGACGAGGCCGCCGTTGGGGCGAGCAGCGACGCCCCGGTGCTGTTCGCGATGGACAGCCAGCGCATCCTGATTGCCGGGATCTTCAATTTCTCGCTGGTCTTCTTCGCCGTTGTCGGCGCGGTGGTGAACAATCTCGACTTCCTGATGCCCGACGATTTCTGGGATCCGCGCCGGCTGCTCGACTTTCTGGGGCTGGACGATCTGTTCGCTACGCTCGACCTGGCTGCACGCATCGCCTCGGTCGTTGCGGCCCTGTTCGGCCTGGTCATTGTCGGGCTGATCGGCGGGATCATCCGCACGGCGTTGCGCGAATATGGCTTCCGGCTGGAGCGGACCGAGACCGGCTTTCGCCGCCGCCGCGGCCTTGTCACGCTGACCGATGTCGTCATGCCACTCCACCGCATCCAGGCGGCAGTGATCGCGACCGGACCGATCCGCCGCCGCTTCGGCTGGTATGAACTGAAGGTGCAGAGCCTGGCGAGCGACAGCGAGAAGGAAAGCGACCACAGCATCGCTCCGCTCGCCAGCGCAGAGGAACTTCGCCACGTCCTCGCACAAACCCGGATCGCCTGGGAAACCGACCATTCCGCCATGCGTGCGGTCGATCCTGCGATGTGGTGGGTGCCACTGGTCTTCGCCCTGCCCGTACCAATCATCGGCATCGGCGCATCGGCCGCGATCGCCAGTCCGTGGATCGCGCTGGCCTATGTTCTGCTGCCGCTGGTGCCGCTGATCAGCTGGCTCCACTGGCGCGCGCACCGCTATGCGCTGCTGGGCGATCAGCTTTATGTCCGCAGCGGCTTCTGGAACCAGACGCTCACGCTGTTGCCGCTGCGCCGCGTGCAGAGCGTCGACATCAAGCAGAGCACAGTCAGCCGCTTTATCGGCCTGGCTGAAATCGCCATCGGTGTCGCCGGTCGCCCCTCTGCCGTCACGATCCAGGCGATCCCGCTGGAAGAGGCCATCGCACTCAGGGCGCAGCTGCTCCAATTGTCCTGATTGCTGCACGGTGCCGGCTCAGGGTCCGGCATACGCACGAATGCTGTAGAGAAATGCGCGATCTGCCGGGAGCTACCTGCAGCATCTGGCCTGGTTCCCGGATAACCGATGTGTAGCCACTAGACCGCCGCGCTGACGTGCGTCCGAGTATGTGCTTTCATGCCGGGCTTGAGGCTTTCATGCGGTAGAAGATGCCGCTTTCGTCCTGGCCGGTCAGTTCCAGCACGCCGCTCACCACGATCATCTTGGTCTCGTTGGTGGCAAAGGGGATGTCGGCATAGACCTCGATGAACTGGTTGGGCACCGCGTGGAAGTGGAACGGGCAGCCGGGCGGATAGGCGAGCAGCACGAAATGCTTCTGCCGCCCCCCGGTTTCCAGCGGCTTCATCCATCCCGCCACCTTGATGCGTTTGCCGGCCAGCGCCTTGACCGCCGGAGTGAACAGCGGCTTGGAATAGAGATAGCCGTCCTTGCCCGTGCGCGTCTGTTCCTTGGTCGCTTCCAGCACCGCCCAGGATACACCGCCCTTGGGCGTCGCGGCGGGTTTCCACACATCTTCGACCGGGGCCTTCTTGCCCTGCTGCATCGCGGCCTGTCCGGCGGTCTGCGGCAAGGCGATCAGGCTCAGGGCGGCCAGGACAAGGGCTGGAGCAAGAATGGCAAGGCACATAGGGGCTGTCCTCAGCTGTAGCGGGCAAGCGTGGTGGCAAGATCGACCCGGAAGATCCGGATCGCGGGGATCAGTGCAGCGACCAGCCCGATGGCCAGCGCGGCGAGCAGGATCAGGCCCTCGCCCGGCAGGATGCGCAGCGCGGACAGGCCGAGTTCGTCGAGCGTCGGGAAGCTGGCGCTGGCCAGCGCGATCAGGCCATGCGCGATGGCAATGCCCCCCAGCGCGCCGATCGCCGCGATCAGCAGGCCTTCGATCAGGATGGTGCCGAACACGGTGGCGGGCCGCGCCCCCATAACGCGCAGCAGCGCCAGGTCGCCCTCGCGCGCACGGGTCGCGCTCCAAAGGGCCACGAACAGGCTGAGCCCCGCCGACATGGCGAGCAGCCATCCGAACAGCCGCGCGCCCTCGATGATCGATCCGAACAGCCCCAGCAGCCGCGCGGCTTCGGCTGCGGGGGCTGCGGCCTGCAGGGCGGTCTGGCGGTTGATCTGCGAAGGCAGCCGCATCGCGGCCGAGGCATTGCGATAGCGCACCAGCAAGGCGGTGACCTCGGGCTCCATGCCGGGCATCGCGGCTTCATCGGCATGCTCTTCGTGATGCACGCCGCCTTCGTCATGGTCATGCCCGTCGTCATGGTCATGGCTGTCCTCATCATGCCCGTCATGCTCGATGCCGTGCACATCCCAGACCGATTCGACCGAGGTCAGGATCAGGCGGTCGAGCACCGTTCCACTCGGGGCGAGGATGCCGACCGTCTCGAACGGCGCATGATCATGCCCCTGCCCGTCCTCCTCGCCGGTTTCCAGCCCATGGCTGCCGATGAATTTCTGGCCCAGCTTCGCGCCGGTGCGCCGCGCGACTTCAGCGCCCAGCACCGCCTCGGCGGGCTGTGCAAAGGCGCGGCCCTTGGCCATCCGCGCGCCGTAAAGCGCCAGCAGCTGGTCATCGCTGCCGACAATGCGGAAGCCCTGGAAATTGTCGCCCAGCGCCAGCGGCACCACCCGCGCAACGCCCGGATCACTGCGCAATCGATCAAGTTCGCTGAGCGGGATGTTCCCGGTCGGCACATCGATATGATAGACGCTCGACAGCACCAGTTGCAGCGGCGAGCCCTTGGCCCCCACGACCAGATCGATCCCGCGCGCGTCGCGCTCGAACCGCTCGCCTGCCTGCTCGGCAAATTGCAGCAGCAGCACCAATGTGGCCACCGCGATCGCGAGCAGCAGCGCGTTGAGCGCGACGGTCAGCGGACGATCGCGCATATAGGCCAGCGCCAGCCGGATCATGCGGCCGCTCCCGCAAGCGCCGGGCCGAGCTGCCGGACGGAGGCGATATGATCGCGCAACCTGTCGTCATGCGTGACGATCAGCAGGCTGGCCCCCGCCTCGTGCGCGCATTCGCGCAGCAGCGCGGCGACTTTTTCCATATTGCCATGGTCGAGCGCGGATGTCGGCTCGTCGGCGATGATGAGGTCCGGCCTGCCGATCAGCGCCCGGGCGATGGCGGCGCGCTGCGCTTCGCCCTGGCTCAGTTCGCGGGGCCGGGCATGCGCGCGGTGGGTAAGGCCCAGCCGCTCGATCAGCATCGCTACCCGCTCGCTTTCGGTGCCATGGCCGCTGAGGCGCTGCGCCAGCCTGAGATTGGCCGTGAGGTCGAGCGCGGAAACCAGCTTGAGCGTCTGGAAGACCAGGCCGATGCGGCGGCGGCGCAGATCGTCGCGATGGCGCGCACCGATGCCGGTCATGCTCTCGCCACCGATCGCGATCGTTCCCTTGTCGGGTGTCAGCAGGCCGCAAATCAGGTTGACCAATGTCGATTTGCCGCTGCCCGAAGCGCCGATCAGCAGGCTCTGTTCGCCTGCAGCCATTTCAAAGCTGAAGTCGTTCAGAATGTCGCGCCCGCCATAACGGAAGGCGAGGTTGTGGATCGCAAGGCTCATGATATGCGCGCGGCGCTCAGTCCTTGGTCGCGGTAAACCATTGCGACTGGCTGGCGCTGGCCTCTACCGAAACCGGCGTGATGGCTGCGGCCTGCGCGGTGGACCGAGTGCTGGCAGTGCTGGCCTGGCGAGGCTGCGATGCCGCATCGTTGCTGCTCGCGCTGCTCGTCGCTGCCTTGTCCTGCGGCTGGCTCTGCTGCGCCTGCTGTTCAGCGGGCACATTCCAGGCGGTATGCTGGGCGAAGGGGTTCATCCGGGTATAGCCGAAGCCCTCCAGATCACAGGCACTGGCCGCCTGAGGGATCGCCACAAGCGCTGCAAAACCGGTGATTGCTGCTGCCACGATACGCATGAACACACCCCTTCTCGAAAGTTGAGCAACGTTACAACATATCGTGACGGCTTGGCAAAGCCTTTGTTCGCAGTTGCGACAAGGCGGGCCTTGGTTCATCCATGCAACTGTCCCCTGGGGTGCCGCGCGAACCAGTTGGTGAGGTGCGCGATGGCCAGAAGCACGCTACCCGAGCTGCTGATGGCGACCTCCGCCGGCTCTGTCACCGGCAACACCAGCGCGAGCACCAGCAACGCCAAGCCAGTCAGCCCAACCGACATGACCAGCAGGCGGTTCTGCCGCGCCGCCTTCAGCAGGATCGAGAGACTGACCGGTCCGGCGAGCAGAACGATCCACAGATGCAGGTCGAACGGCAGGTCCAGCGTGCGGCTGACCGTCGGAGACCAGGCGAGCAGCAGCGGCAGCAACAGGCAATGCGCCAGGCACAGCAAAGATGCCGTGATCGCAACGCCTTCCGCCAGATCGGTGGTCTTCGGGGCGGCGCCGGGGCGACCATGGCGGCGGGTAGGCATGGGCACATTTCTCCACTTGTGCAGTTCGACGACAGTCTATAATGATATAACATTACATATCAAGTCCCAGAAAGGTTGCCCATGCCGATGCCCGACCCCGCCTCCACCGCCAAGCTGCCCGTAACGGTGCTGTCCGGCTTTCTGGGCGCGGGCAAGACCACCTTGCTCAACCATATTCTGGCCAATGTCGAAGGTCTGCGCGTCGCGGTGATCGTCAACGACATGTCCGAGGTGAATATCGACGCCGCCCTGGTGCGCGGCGGCGAGGCTGCGCTCAGCCGGGCGAGCGAGGAGCTGGTCGAGATGACCAATGGCTGCATCTGCTGCACGCTGCGCGATGATCTGCTGAAGGAAGTGCGCGCGCTCGCACAGGCGGGCCGTTTCGATTATCTGGTGATCGAAAGTACCGGCATTTCGGAACCCCTTCCGGTCGCAGCGACGTTCAGCTTTCGCGACGAGGCAGGCGAATGCCTGGGCGATGTCGCAACGCTCGACACGATGGTCACCGTGGTCGATGCGGTGAATCTGCTCAACGATTATTCCAGCGCGGAATTTCTGGCTGATCGCGGCGAATCGCTGGGCGAAGATGACACCCGCAGTCTGGTCGGCCTGCTGGTCGAGCAGATCGAATTTGCCGATGTCATCATCGTCAACAAGGCATCGGATGTCAGCGCTGACCATCTCGCCACGGTCACCAAATTGTGCGCTTCGCTCAACGCCGATGCACGCATCATCACGGCAGACCGGTCGCAGGTCGATCTCAGGCAGATCCTGGGCACCGGCCTGTTCGATGACGAGCGCGCCGCCGAACATCCGCTCTGGGCCAAGGAGCTTTACGGCTATGCCAGCCATCGGCCGGAAAGCGAGGAATATGGCATCGAAAGCTTCGTCTACCGCGCGCGGCGTCCGTTCGCGCCGCAGGCCTTTTATGATTTCCTGACCGGCGACGGGCTGGAAGGCGTCGTGCGCGCCAAGGGGTTTTTCTGGCTGGCGACGCGCCCGGCCTGGGTTGGCGAGCTGGCGGTGGCGGGATCGCAGACGATGACCGCACGGCTGGGGCGATGGTGGGCCTCTGTCCCCAAGAACCAGTGGCCGCACGACAATCAGTTCGAGGATTTCGTCGCGCACAACTGGGACAGCGAATGGGGCGACCGGCGGCAGGAGCTGGTGTTCATCGGCATCGACATGGACGAGGCGCGGCTGCGCGCCGGGCTGGATCGATGCCTGGTCGATGCGGACGGCTATACCCCCGAAAGCTGGCAGGCGCTTCCCGATCCCTTCCCCGCATGGGGCGAAGTTGCCCGCATTCTGGAGAGTGCCTGAGCCATGGCAGCGCTGAACCTTCTCACCCCCCGCGCACAAGCCCACCAGCGCTGGGACGCGATCCGCCATCCCCAAACCCGGATCGTGATTGACGAGGATGCGGTGCTGCTGCCGCGGGGCGATATCGAGCCGCTGCTCGGTATCGCCCCCTTCGGCCATCGCGCCGCTGGTCGCCCCGCCGATCTGCTCGCAGCCCTGCCACCGTTGCCGCAGAGCCTGGGGGCGGCCATCACCGACCTTGCGACGCGCTTTGCCGCATTGATGGGGTGCGACACGGTGCGGGTGCGGCTGGAGGGGGTAACCGGCAATGCCTGCCGCAAGGTGCACGCCGACTATACCGATCTGCGGCTGATCTGCACCCTGGCCGGGCCGGGGACCGACTATACTCTAGGCGACGATCCGGACGCACCGCTGCTCCGCATCGCGACGGGCGCGGTCGCCTTGTTCAAGGGGCATCAATTCGGGGCAGGCCACCGCGCCTGCATGCACCGCTCGCCACCGATCGAAGACAGCGGCGAGCGGCGACTGGTGCTGGTGATCGATACCCCTGCCCGCCATCCCATGAGCTGATCCGCAACGCCGGGCTTGCCGGCCTGTCTGCACTCTGATCGCTGAGCCGAAGCCCGTCGCCACAAAATGGTTGATTGCGCGATGATATAATGTATCTCGCGGGCCGCTGGCGATCAGATTCCACCATATCCATTCGCCTTGAGGGGGAAATCGATGAAGAAAGTTTGCGTTGTCAGTTGCTGGTTTCCGCTGGTCGCCATGGGGGCGCTGGGGCTGCCCAGCCAGGCGCTGGCGCAGGATGAAGCGGCTGCGGCGGAGGATATCGATGCTGCCGATAACATCGTGGTGACCGGCCAGCGCCAGGCCTATCGCGGGGACTTTACCCTGCGCGAAACGCCGCAGGCGATCACCCAGATCGGGCAGGAACTGATCGATGCCAACAACCTGACCCGGCTGGTCGACGCGCTCGACCTGTCGGCATCGGTGGCGCGGCAGAACAATTTTGGCGGCCTGTGGGATGCCTATGCGGTGCGCGGCTTTGCCGGCGACGAAAACCTGCCTTCCGGCTATCTGGTCAACGGCTTCAACGGCGGACGCGGCTTTGGCGGAACGCGTGACGTCGCCGGGGTGGAGCGGATCGAAGTGCTGAAGGGGCCCAATGCCGCGCTGTTCGGCCGCGGCGAGCCTGGCGGCACCGTGAACATCGTCACCAAGCGCGCGGATTTCGACACGCGCGGCCGCATCAACGTGCTCGCGGGCAGCTTCGACCGTCGCCGCGCCGATGCCGATGTGAATATTGCGGTGGGTGAAATCGCTGCCGTTCGCCTCATCGGGTTCTACGAGAAATCGGACAGTTTCCGCCGCACGATCGGGTCGGAGCGGGTCGGGTTCCTGCCCTCGTTCGTGTTCAGGCTCGGCGATGACACGACGGTCAGCTATGATCTGGAGCTCACCCGGCAAGAGGCCGATTTCGACCGGGGTACCATTGCCATCGGCGGCGTGCTGGGCCGCGTATCGCGCCGCGACTTTTTCGGCGAGCCGGGCGATGGCCCGATCGAGGCCGATGCGACAGGTCATCAGGTGCAGTTCGACCACAAGTTCAGCGAGGACTGGAGCCTGCTGATCGGCACCCAGTATCGCGAAACGCGGCTGGAAGGCTTTTCGACCGAGCCCGAGCTCGCCACCGCGCGCCAGCGTCTGTTCCGCGACGGCCGTTCGCTGTCGCGCCAGCGGCGCTTCCGCAACTATGAAGGCGAGCATTTCGTCGTGCGCGGCGAAGTCGCGGGGCGCTTTGCCACCGGCAGCCTGACGCACCGGGTGCTGATGGGCGTCGATTATGACGAGTTCGATAATTCGCAGCTCTTCCTGCGCTTCCGCCCGGCAGCGATCGGCGCGACGACCACCGCGCAGGCCACCAACGATATCGACGTGTTCAATCCGGTCTATGGCCGGTTCCCGCTGCCCAATCCCGGCCCGCAGACCAACCGGCTGGACCAGCAGCGCGCAGTAGGCGCCTATGTCCAGGATCAGATCACGCTCAGCGATTCGCTGCAGATCAGGCTCGGCGGGCGGTTTGACGACATCACGGTGGAAAGCCTCAACCGGGCCAACACTGTCGCGGCCAGCCGCAGCTACAGCAGGTTCAGCCCGCAGGCCGGGATCGTCTACACCGCCTCGCCCGCCGTGTCCCTCTACGCCGCCTATGGCGAAGGCTTCCGCGCCAATCTGGGCGCGACTGCGGCTGGCACGCTGTTCGACCCGGAAACCAGCAAATCGGCCGAAGTCGGCGCGAAATTCGGGCTGTTCGACGATGCGCTGCAAGGCACCGTATCGCTGTTCACCCTTTCCAAGTCGAATGTGCTG harbors:
- a CDS encoding ATP-binding cassette domain-containing protein, with product MSLAIHNLAFRYGGRDILNDFSFEMAAGEQSLLIGASGSGKSTLVNLICGLLTPDKGTIAIGGESMTGIGARHRDDLRRRRIGLVFQTLKLVSALDLTANLRLAQRLSGHGTESERVAMLIERLGLTHRAHARPRELSQGEAQRAAIARALIGRPDLIIADEPTSALDHGNMEKVAALLRECAHEAGASLLIVTHDDRLRDHIASVRQLGPALAGAAA
- a CDS encoding ABC transporter permease; translated protein: MIRLALAYMRDRPLTVALNALLLAIAVATLVLLLQFAEQAGERFERDARGIDLVVGAKGSPLQLVLSSVYHIDVPTGNIPLSELDRLRSDPGVARVVPLALGDNFQGFRIVGSDDQLLALYGARMAKGRAFAQPAEAVLGAEVARRTGAKLGQKFIGSHGLETGEEDGQGHDHAPFETVGILAPSGTVLDRLILTSVESVWDVHGIEHDGHDEDSHDHDDGHDHDEGGVHHEEHADEAAMPGMEPEVTALLVRYRNASAAMRLPSQINRQTALQAAAPAAEAARLLGLFGSIIEGARLFGWLLAMSAGLSLFVALWSATRAREGDLALLRVMGARPATVFGTILIEGLLIAAIGALGGIAIAHGLIALASASFPTLDELGLSALRILPGEGLILLAALAIGLVAALIPAIRIFRVDLATTLARYS
- a CDS encoding MerC family mercury resistance protein; this encodes MPTRRHGRPGAAPKTTDLAEGVAITASLLCLAHCLLLPLLLAWSPTVSRTLDLPFDLHLWIVLLAGPVSLSILLKAARQNRLLVMSVGLTGLALLVLALVLPVTEPAEVAISSSGSVLLAIAHLTNWFARHPRGQLHG
- a CDS encoding S41 family peptidase, translating into MMKSRLARASAIALAVALVPITTSAISQVESDTQAEIAKFVDIFERVKTDYVEPVDDDKLVRGAIDGMLAALDPHSSYLDARDFANLRTQTEGMYGGLGLSVTMQDGAVKVIAPTRETPADKAGIKAGDYITHLDGKLIYGGTLDDAVDQMRGEPGTSIKLTIVREGRDKPFDVTVTRAIIDLKPVTWEVKDDIGIITIASFTSSVGDDVNEAIQGIEAKLGRKPTGYVLDLRSNPGGLLDEAVAVSDVFLQKGEIVSQRGRHKGDIERYYARPGDATAGLPLIVLVDSGSASASEIVAGALQDHRRALVMGERSFGKGSVQTLLPLSRTSALKLTTARYFTPSGKSVQEGGIEPDIAVPQISDPDYKTRMKLRESDLRGHLINEIGLDDKDLEVDKLDDPRFTMTADQLKEKGIEDFQLYYALATLQRTTLASPRLAATRRVAARSAAVGRPVTRRN
- a CDS encoding PH domain-containing protein — protein: MSISVADGLIPAEMPSDSLSHGLRPLDRAYVHVIRIMTALVLLPVLIAAVVVEFALVAKGVIEHGPVIAPALALAAFILVFLPQRRWRRWGFSDSDEQLRVARGWMFRTDTIVPFKRIQHIDMGQGPIERLFDLASLTVHTAGTHNSIVTLPGLRRSQAEAMRDAMRLHIRREAE
- a CDS encoding GTP-binding protein, with the translated sequence MPMPDPASTAKLPVTVLSGFLGAGKTTLLNHILANVEGLRVAVIVNDMSEVNIDAALVRGGEAALSRASEELVEMTNGCICCTLRDDLLKEVRALAQAGRFDYLVIESTGISEPLPVAATFSFRDEAGECLGDVATLDTMVTVVDAVNLLNDYSSAEFLADRGESLGEDDTRSLVGLLVEQIEFADVIIVNKASDVSADHLATVTKLCASLNADARIITADRSQVDLRQILGTGLFDDERAAEHPLWAKELYGYASHRPESEEYGIESFVYRARRPFAPQAFYDFLTGDGLEGVVRAKGFFWLATRPAWVGELAVAGSQTMTARLGRWWASVPKNQWPHDNQFEDFVAHNWDSEWGDRRQELVFIGIDMDEARLRAGLDRCLVDADGYTPESWQALPDPFPAWGEVARILESA
- a CDS encoding disulfide bond formation protein B, with the translated sequence MNSRAPRIAAWLAFLLPASLLGGALISQYVFGLYPCEMCYWQRWPHWAALALGGIAVLSVRRVQGLGVAMAALAAAAIAVSGLIGGFHAGVEYGWWEGLTRCATATPVSGTTEDVLNSIMAAPLVRCDTAPWSLFGISLAGFNFLLSLAGASAIYLLLRRRNTGTIAA
- a CDS encoding PH domain-containing protein, translating into MTETLSADTPPAATAAETGADRRLHPLTLLLNLSRQVPQAMLGLIALRFSGPDELRPWVGLLALAAVLAMFGFEYYRWWRFSYRLDAEELRIASGVFSRNVRSIPYERIQDVNLEQGPFARILGMAKVRLETGSSGSGDEGALDSVDLAEAERLRDVIRLRKAAQQAGTTAMPGDEAAVGASSDAPVLFAMDSQRILIAGIFNFSLVFFAVVGAVVNNLDFLMPDDFWDPRRLLDFLGLDDLFATLDLAARIASVVAALFGLVIVGLIGGIIRTALREYGFRLERTETGFRRRRGLVTLTDVVMPLHRIQAAVIATGPIRRRFGWYELKVQSLASDSEKESDHSIAPLASAEELRHVLAQTRIAWETDHSAMRAVDPAMWWVPLVFALPVPIIGIGASAAIASPWIALAYVLLPLVPLISWLHWRAHRYALLGDQLYVRSGFWNQTLTLLPLRRVQSVDIKQSTVSRFIGLAEIAIGVAGRPSAVTIQAIPLEEAIALRAQLLQLS
- a CDS encoding DUF1826 domain-containing protein; the protein is MAALNLLTPRAQAHQRWDAIRHPQTRIVIDEDAVLLPRGDIEPLLGIAPFGHRAAGRPADLLAALPPLPQSLGAAITDLATRFAALMGCDTVRVRLEGVTGNACRKVHADYTDLRLICTLAGPGTDYTLGDDPDAPLLRIATGAVALFKGHQFGAGHRACMHRSPPIEDSGERRLVLVIDTPARHPMS
- a CDS encoding demethoxyubiquinone hydroxylase family protein, with the translated sequence MNHENEPLQPVRQELDLSEMIRVNQAGEYGATRIYAGQRAVMGDHVPEARAIAGMAEQEEVHRAFFDKLMAERGVRPTALQPFWNVAGFGLGAVTALIGPKAAMACTVAVETEIDRHYAEQLEELGDSDPELSAAIAKFRDEELEHKDRALAEGAEQAFGYPVMSAVIRMGCRAAIALSKRI
- a CDS encoding DUF3299 domain-containing protein, which encodes MCLAILAPALVLAALSLIALPQTAGQAAMQQGKKAPVEDVWKPAATPKGGVSWAVLEATKEQTRTGKDGYLYSKPLFTPAVKALAGKRIKVAGWMKPLETGGRQKHFVLLAYPPGCPFHFHAVPNQFIEVYADIPFATNETKMIVVSGVLELTGQDESGIFYRMKASSPA